atctgagatgctctttttatacccaatttTGTTACTGACTTTTTACCAAATAACCCAGTGTCTCCcaaactttttcagttactgtacccccagaTTCtgggggtcctagtacccctggttgggaaccactgaaatAACCTAATCAGTTGTGTGATGTTCCACCAAGTTTTTTTattggtgttctcaggatgatgtgggGTATTTGACTTGCACCAAACCTCAGTGCTTAGCTattttttggtctcatcaggccATAGAAgcttcttccacttggtctcccACAACAAACCTTCTTGAAAACTCTACCCAAGGTTTAATGAGTTTTATATGAGTTTTCAaccccctgaagtaccccctcatgttaatttcactagtaagtctatggtgtcatgagtgttttcaagtaccccctgtggagaggccaagtacccccaggggtcctagtacccctggttgggaaccactgaaatAACCTAATCAGTTGTGTGATGTTCCAccaagtttttttatttagcattgcacacattttccagtcttttgttgcccctgtcccagcattttttaaacatgttgctggcatcaaattcaagtgGGCATGGCATGTATTGTTCAAGAAGCaagtctcactttcaacatttgatatgttgtctttgtactattttctattgaatatagggtttgaatgatttgcgcatcattgcattctgtttttctttacattttacacagcatccctacttttttggaaatggggttgtacaccCTTTTCATTTGTTCCTCCACTTTTCCACAAAAAGTCTATGTGCAAACAAGCCTTTGTattgaacatacagtggggagaacaagtatttgatacactgccgattttgctggttttcccacttacaaagcatgaataggtctgtaattatcataggtacacttcaactgtgagagacggaatctaatacaaaaatccagaaaatcacattgtatgatttttaaataattaattagcattttattgcatgacatcagtatttgatcacctaccaaccagtaagaattcaagTTCTCAccgacatgttagtttttctgtaagaagccctcctgttctccactcattacctgtattactgcccctgtttgaactcgttacctgtaaaaaagacacctgtccacacactcaatcaaacagactccaacctctccacaatggccaagaccagagagctgtgtaatgatatcagggataaaattgtaaacctgcacaaggctaggatgggctataggacaataggcaagaagTTTGgcgagaaggcaacaactgttggcgcaattattagaaaattgaagaagttcaagatgacggtcaatctccctcggtctggggctccatgcaagatctcacctcgtggggcatcaatgagcatgaggaaggtgagggatcagcccagaactacacggcaggacctggtcaatgacctgaagagagctgggaccacagtctcaaagaaaaccatagataacacactacgccgtcatggatttaagtcctgcagcgcacgcaaggtccccctgctcaagccagcgcatgtccaggcccatctgaagtttgccaatgaccatctggatgatccagagaaagaatgggagaaggtcatgtggtctgatgagacaaaaatagagctttttggtctaaactccacttgccatgtttggaggaagaagaaggatgagtacaaccccaagaacaccatcccaactgtgaagcatggaggaggaaacatcattctttggggatgcttttctgcataaaggaaaggacgactgcacagtattgaggggaggatagacggggtcatgtatcgcaagatcttggccaataacctccttccctcagtaagagcattgaagatgggtcgtggctgggtcttccagcctgacaacgacccgaaacacacagccagcgcaactaaggagtggctccgtaagaagcatctcaaggtcctggagtggcctagtcagtctccagacctgaacccaatagaacatctttcgagggagctgaaagtccatattgcccagcgacagccccaaaacctgaaggatctggagaaggtctgtatggaggagtgggccaaaatccctgctgcagtgtgtgcaaacctggtcaagaactacaggaaatgtatgatctctgtaattgcaaacataggtttctgtaccaaatatcaagttctgcttttctgatgtatcaaatacttatgtcatgcaataaaatgcaaatgaattacttaaaaatcatacaatgtgattttctggatttttgttttggattccttcactcacagttgaagagtacctatgataaaaatgacagacttctaagtgggaaaaccttcaaaatcggcagtgtatcaaatacttgttctccccactgtatggaaTTGGTTGGTGAAGATACTGATACATGATTTTTATACAAAATGTGCTGATTCTTCAATTTATCTTTAATCCAGAATAACATTTGATTAGATGTTTATGAAATTGTTtggtgaaatatatatatatataaaaaagctAATAGTCCAAGATTCTGCATCGTTTTAAAGTACGATGTAAACTTGttgattataaaataaaatgtgattaatatctgctacatttaaaatatttttttatactttctgttctgtttcttgGACTTCACAGAAAATAGTTATGTTGATGAATGTATTTTTGATTTTAATGGTGTAATATATAGTTTTGATGAATGTATTTCTGTTCTGAGAAGGCAGctacattttgaaaacacaTTATTGTTTAGCAAATTCCTAATTTCTGGGTCCTGAAAACATATTTACCAAGATGCTTGAATGCAATTGAGAATATTTTTTAATCCAGACTTAAAAGCATGCAGAGCAATTACTCTTCGATATTAAAAGTACTGACACCAAATCTAAGTACCAGCATCGGTTTTagtccaagtcaagcactgccAGAAACAatcaaaaaaacacataaatagCAACATATGTACAGAATTTATAGAGCTCTCAGCCTTGCATTGGTGAGCCCATGTTATAAAGGCAGGCACAATAAACATGTTCACTTTACTAGGGAGAAATTTATTTCAGTTACAATTCAAATATATTTCGGTATGTTTGCTACTCCTgtttttatatatgtgtgtatacatatacagtgtatatatatatatatatatatatatatatatttgtatatttgtatatttatatacacacacaacatatacgCAGTGTCTCAAaaatattcacccccttggacttttccactgaccaacacaaaaaatccataatgtgaaaaatacatTCTATAAATTgttcacagaaaataaatgattgcataagtattcacccttttagtcaatatttggtagagcaCATATCTATCAGCTTTACATGTCAGGACATTGACCCTTCGCTTTTTCCGCCAGTCCAGTGTAGCTTTGCCTGTATGTCTGCAGTCAATGATCTGCTGGAAAGTTGATCTTCTCGCAAGTCCCAGGTCTATGTGTAGACTTCAACAGGTCTTCTTTCAGGATTTCTATGTAATTTCTATGCCCTCAATCTCCACAAGCTTTCCAGGTACTTAttcagagaagcatccccatagcttGATTCCACCACCAGGGGGCTTCACTGTCAgaatggtgttctcaggatgatgtgggGTATTTGACTTGCACCAAACACAGTGCTTAGCTattttttggtctcatcagaccatagaagcttcttccacttggtctcccacaacaaaccttcttgcaaaCTCTACCCAAGGTTTAATGAGTTTTATATGAGTTTTCAACAATGGCTTTTATTTCCTCTCCCATAAAAGCCACTTCTATGAAGTacctgggctgttgttgctgtatgcAGTGTCTCCCAGCAACTAGTACCCTGACTAGTGTACTTCTTATATGGTAACTCCTTTTTGAGGAGGGCCTGTTGTAGAcagattcagtttttcttaataatggaccgCCTTGCGTATCTTCTAATAGCTTATGCCTGATTGATCCTTATTCCACATTTGGTTTCAATGTCCGTTCATCTTCATTATGTCGTTTTTGTTAAGgattgtactaaccaactgaGCCAGGTggatttaacctgaaatcatgggAAACACGTGAATTTCAAAAAGGTGGACTCCATTAAATTAATATGTTACTTGTAAAGACTAGTTGTTGCACTGTAGCTCATTtaggtgtgtcatagcaaacaTGGTGAATACTGCAGTCAATTATTTGTAACTTTTTTTccctaattaaaataatttagattTCCTGTAACACAATGACATGTGGAAAGGTCCATGGGGATGTGATTACCTTTTTGAggcacaatatatatatatatgtgtgtgtgtgtgtataataaaaatacttcatttatttatgtaaactgtatattttttctctctggTTCTGAGCGTTTTTAGCAAGTTTCTTTGTTGCCTCTGTTGCCAGTTCTGTTTCTAACcataatatgtatttattatacatAAAATTGAGGTTTTATTAATTCTTTAATTTGTATAGTTTGTAATCTAtatatatgatgttttcattttactttCTGTATCCAGAAGGTCAAATGTTTCCATGACTTGACGATGTAGAGTGTTTATCTGCATTGGCGAAGATGGCCGATGTTGCTCATTTCACTTATTGTGAAATTCATTATCATGAGTTGTCTCTTTGGGGTTTGCATAACCCCAAATTACCTTTGCACTTCAATTCCAAGACTTTTCTTGACGTTGCTTTAAGATTCTGCAGCTCAACTCATTATTCTAACATCTTTATTCATTTAATGCATTGCTGCATCAAATAATTTATGTTTTCTAATGTGGATACAATTAGATTGAGAGACTCACTTTAGTTCCAGCTGTTCAACTTACATGTGAAGAACCTTGTTAAACAAACTAAGACTCTGACTGATCCATGTTGAtaaacagatatatatataatttcttttttttttaatgcatttctattttgtgttaatgtaattattatatatcaaaaacaaaggaaataactaaaaataaacatacaaacaagCATTGAATAGATTGCCAGACATAATTAGATTTAGAAAGTGAAGAATCTAAGCTTATAATGTTGTGCAGGAAACAGACTAGAACATGTATAGTACAGCATGGATCATCTTTGGGGGTTTTCCAATGGCCTCCTCCAGATTCACTGTGTAGAAATTCCTGTTGCCTTGACCAAAGATAGAAAAACAGTGGGCTTAGATACTAAAAATCCCAAAAGCTCCAGAAGGAAGAATATTAGCCTTATATAAGATATCATTAATACACTAAAGTATTGCCCTGTAGATTTCTATGTCTCTATTTTACTAGCTTTTGggacttacactcacctaaaggattattaggaacacctgttcaatttctcattaatgcaattatctaatcaaccaatcacatggcagttgcttcaatgcattcaggggtgtggtcctggtcaagacaatctcctgaactccaaactgaatgtcagaatgggaaagaaaggtgatttaagcaattttgagcgtggcatggttgttggtgccagacgggccagtctgagtatttcacaatctgctcagttactgggattttcacgcacaaccatttctagggtttacaaagaatggtgtgaaaagggaaaaacatccagtatgcggcagtcctgtgggcgaaaatgccttgttgatgctagaggtctgaggagaatgggcagactgattcaagctgatagaagagcaactttgactgaaataaccactcgttacaatcaacgtatgcagcaaagcatttgtgaagccacaacatgcacaaccttgaggcggatgggctacaacagcagaagaccccaccgggtaccactcatttccactacaaatagggaaaagaggctacaatttgcacgagctcaccaaaattggacagttgaagactggaagaatgttgcctggtctgatgagtctcaatttctgttgagacattcagatggtagagtcagaatttggcgtaaacagaatgagaacatggatccatcatgccactgtgcagggtggtggtggtggtgtaatggtgtgggggatgttttcttggcacactttaggccccttagtgccaattgggcatcgtttaaatgccacggccaacctgagcattgtttctgaccatgtacatccctttatgaccaccatgtacccatcctctgatggctacttccagcaggataatgcaccatgtcacaaagctcgaatcatttcaaattggtttcttgaacatgacaattagttcactgtactgaaatggcccccacagtcaccagatctcaacccaatagagcatctttgggatgtggtggaacaggagcttcgtgccctagatgtgcatcccacaaatcttcatcaactgcaagatgctatcctatcaatatgggccaacatttctaaagaatgctttcagcaccttgttgaatcaatgccacgtagaattaaggcagttctgaaggcgaaagggggtcaaacacagtattagtatggtgttcctaataatcatttaggtgagtgtattttagtGCAAGATTATGTCAGTGCTTAGTGTTTGTTAATACTTAGTGGCAGCTATCCTGTTTCATAATGTCTAATAATTATTTGCTTGTCATACTAAGAGAGaggctgttttttgttttattttacgaTTATATTTACACTGCACACTTTATATTAACAGTGCCACATTGAActgtttatatatttcaatgttcTATTTCTTAATGTCTGTTAACTGGGCTGTGGATCTTTGACAAAGTAAAGAATCCCTGAACATGGTAAAACAAACCCCAGAAGGCTGTTGTAAATGTGGTGCAGAGAAAGTTTTGCATGCTTGTCTTCCCATGCTTGATCCACGGGGCTACTAGCCTGGCTAGCATGTAGGCTAGTGGGACTCAGTCCCTAAAGTCCAGTAATAACCTCAGAAGACATAGGTTCCACAACTGCTAAATAAACTCAAATACACTGCGTGCACCACTGGAAGGTTTTGAGAGTTGAACATTAACAATAGCTACATTATACTTTCCCAGGGAAGTTAAGAACTCAGCAGATCCAGATAGGAGCAATATACACTGTGGATTTGTTTTCTAGGCTGAACCACCGTTACTTTAGAAGATGAGATATATTTATACACCACATCAGGCATCACTAATCATTCTAATATTAGTTTATACCATGGCATTGTTGAATTTTTGACTCTGATTGGCTTGAAGGCCTTATTTCCCTACAATAACCTGTATAACTGCACAGTAACTCTCAATGTTATTgtctatttttacattttctatgtttttcTTTCGCTTTTGGAAACAGATGTTGAATTGGAAACGTTTGGCACTGAATACAATTTTAATTACAATATGTTGGGATAACAGTTTGGTTAGTTAAGCAAGCAAGTTTCTTTTCTTACCAAAGCAAATACTGGAGCTAGTAGCTAATTTACATGCTAGATACTTCAATAGATGTTGCACGTGTACTGTAGGTAAATATGGTGCCGTACGCTTCTACATTAAACATCAAAACTATTGGCACCCTGGATAAAGATATAAAGGATATAGAAAAGAACAAGATAGCTCATGATCTTAAGTTTATTTTATACAGCCAGTTTTTCTTTGCTAATGTGCTAGTCAGATTTATATTGAAGTATAACTTGCCAGTACAGTAAGTCTAACACCTAGGAGTTGGTATTGCCAGGCTAGTTTGTTAGCCATTTATTGTCTTTTCTGTGATCCCCTTTTTCAAAAATGGCACTATCGATGAAAATATGTTgaactttgtttgtttgtaagcAAATATCCCTCCTATTTAAtttcttaaatgtatttgaagCCATTCACATGTTTTTTCTATGAGTACTGTTGTTCAACAGTAGTACTCATggaacaaaattattttcatcgtttttttttatgattatacTCGTGGtcttcatgttttcatttgtttgaacTGAAAAGATTTTATTGATCACACACCAATACCAAACTGTGCAGCAGGCCAGGTGGTGGTGTTTGTTCCAACGCTACGTTAGTGCACTGTTGTGACAATAAATCTGAACTCAAAGGGCTCAGATCACGACTCTTTGTCTTCATTGTGTCCAGACCTTTTAGTCAAACTATTTAGTCAAACAGTGTCAGAGATAAGCAGTGTTTCTTTTACACGTACTTGCATATATAAACTGCTAATCTAAACTTCAGGTTAACtttttaattggcattttagTGGCCTACACTAGTTGGATGTATTTGATGATGGAACAGTCACATTGTTGATGTAACAGCTTTTTAGAGAATTTGGTTTGGAATTTACAATATTCTTTCTATCAAACTGGTATTTTTGTAGGGtggggatttttttaaatataatacacATAATCTATtggaaaattattatttattattacatttaaaaagtttatttaattattttaaaataaaagttataGTAGCATTACCAGATATGTTAATGTTAAGGTTACTTGCAGATGTATTCTGTGTTTCAAGTTACAAAATACCTGCATTTGAATTACATAGAAAGggaaattatgtattttattttgatacttTTGTCTTACagtattttgacattttacttTGTGATCTCTGCATGTAATCACATTAAATGTCCATGTAGTCAGTTAAACAGGGAACATTCTTCTAcctataaaataataacaatggattataaaatattagaatataGACTCATACATCCGACCAACCTGAGTACATGTGTATtgtatcatttatttaaaatatgttttggtgtaTTTTAGTATTTTCAGTTAATGTCATCTGAATCAAAGACTGTTACTGAACAGataatttactataaactaacagccattatacatattttttttcttctaaatgcCTGAGATTTATGCATAGGAGTGAATTTAAGTCAGTGTatattatttcaaatacattaaaatgttcaagtATTTGTCTTTTCAACTAAGACATATCTAAATAGTCTCAGtacttcaaaatgtattttaaagtaAAATACATACCTTAGGGTTTGTACCCAGGTCTGCACCACACACTGGATATCTGCACAGGGGGTACAAAAGCAACCAAAACCTTGACTACTTCGCTTGAACATTGTGACCTCTTCTCTTCCAGACACATATAATGATGGTTACGACCTGATTCGCTATTACAAGAGACCCAGCTACTGTGCCAACTCTTACTTGGCACTGCCCTccagagagaaggacagggagaagagaCCTGAGGGCAAGCCCATCGACACTAGGAGCAGAGTCAGAAAACTTCAGCGCATCTGCCTGCACCGCAGGAAGTGACGTCACAGGACGTGGCCtcacaggaagtgatgtcacAGGACGTGGCCTCACAGGAGGTGACATCACTTGACATAGCAATCCAAAAAAATCTCACTCATCCTGGTGCAACCAAAAGAAACCTGCACCCAGAGAATAGGTGATTATTAGgttaattatttcatttactCTAACTAATGCTTTAAATATGAAGTATCTGGACACTGAACATCACATAACATGGAATCAGATATTTTCGCACTTAATTGTTTATGTTAACGcttgggattttttttattgtgtagtCTACATCTAAATAGCAGCTGCTGTTgacataaaaacaatgtaaattcAACATAAAGTAATGTAAGTACAAGTAACATGTTAACTGCATCATATGATTGAAATGTGaatgtaatacaatttatttcgATTAGATGTATCACCTTGAGTTTTACATTGACAACTTAAGGAATGGGCCACAAAAAAGTCTACTTTTAATAAACAGGCTTACTGCAAATACTGTGTTAGCAATCAatataacaactgaaaacagcaATCCCCACAGAAAACTGTTACGCAGGATCATCCAATGGATTTTCTAGTTTTTTCCATCCTTCTCTTCGTCTTCCCTGTGTAtcattctcttctctcctttcgTCAGCCTCACACCTGATGAAGGcaaatgacacatttgaatAGAAATAAGAATGCTAACATATTCATAGTGACAATCGTGTTACTACAGCAACATCAACACACAAGGCCATGTGATAATACATGCACATAATAGTATCCATATCCATACATCCCCAAAGTAAGCGTAATAGAGCTTACACTAAATATATCACTACCACTATTTTACAGTTCACTGCTGATGACGTTGACCATGCTGGTACACCTGATCAGGTCATTTTGGTGCATCAAAATTTGCACTACAACATGCCAATGTAGCCCGAAAGAAGAGAGAAGGCCCAGCCAGGGTATGCCCTGGTCTGTGGAGTCATGGTCCCACACTCTGGAACCACCTAGTCAACACAACCTCCTGGAATAAGAGTCTTCCAGTCGGCTCTGGTTGGTCTTACCCTCTGGCAAGACACTTCCCTCTCACTGCGCCAACAATAAAGCCTGGCACATCTACCCAAAGAAATATCGCTGCCATCATGGCAGCTATCCAAACAGCTAGGGCTTTGTTGGAAGCTAAATTCCTCACTGAAATCTGTCCTTTAAAGGAGTGGCAAAGAGTCCTGGAATCATTCACCCCTTTCTTTATAGACAATTTATGTTACTTACGTGTTTAATTTCACCACTAGTTCTGATTTAGCGCTTGCCAGCCAAAACAGGTCCCTAAAAATTGTATATTATGTTACAAACTGTACGTGTATTTgagagaaaataatgttttctctcgaagtctgtctctctcagtcttttACTTTCCCTCTTGCTATGCTGTgccactaccccccccccccccccacacacacacacacctccagaaTCTCACtggaggattttggacaggCCAGAACCAGACTTCTCCTTTCACCGTGCATCTTTCTTGATGTCATTCAAATGGCGAGGGGCTGCAGCTTATCGTCTGGAACTCAAATTGCTAGTGGGCTGGCTCAGATTGGCCAAGCTTCCATCACTCAAAATCCAACCTTATTATTGGGAAATATTGCCTTGTTCCTGTTTTGTCTGTTTGATTTATCTGTTTGTCAGATTGTGTGTCTCCTAtgtttgattttgttcatgAAAAAATAACTATGTATCTGtatctttctgtccatttgCATGACCGACCCAAATGctttgtataatatatatatttgaaaaccTCATTCAAGGCTCACTGTGGCTTGAACAccaagagagtgagagggaaacTGTAGGTTGTGACTGACCTGGTATGAGTGGGGGAGTGTTGAGAACGGGTGTATCCTTCCTGCGTGGTTTCTTCAGTTCCTGTTCATTAGGCTGCTGCTCTGCATACACAGCCTCAGGACAGTGTTTCCCTTTCACATCTCTGGTCATTCCTGTCCCTGGCTCCAGCAGGGTGCCCCCAGACTCCATCATCTGATCTGTCACACAGAAATGTACCGTGAGTCAGATAGGAGTTATGAGATATCGTTGTTTAATGCTACTATTAACTTCATCGCAAGAACATGGAAAACGTCTGGTTTGAAAGGCAGTTTCTATTGTCTGAACTACTTGCGAGCCATGAGTCAGCTTTTAAATGCATATGAAGGTTTATGGGAAAGGTCAAGGTTAGGGTTgaggttaggttaagtttagtttAATGGtttggtcaaaaataaaatgtctttcttaaatgctgtgtgtgtatgtgtgtgtatgtgtgtttcggtgggttggtgggtgtgtgcatgttcgTGCACCTGTGTGTGGATCTACGCATACGTAATCACCATCATGAATACACAGAGGCATCGTGGGTGACAGTCGGCAGACTTGGCTGCTGTCTTGCCATCTGTCACTGTGTTGTTTGGTCTCAGCAGAgagctcctctttctccctctttctctcccccctctccctctgtctccccctctccgaTACTCACAGTGGTGCTCCTGTCGTCCCAGCAGCCTGTGTTCCGTTGTCTCTGGGGGCGAcctcacacacccacagccTGTAgacatattctcctctccagtcaGTCTGGACCCAGATCACATATCACAGCTCAATCTCAGTCTGGACCCACATACATCCATTATGTATGGTTATGTCAATGTAAAGACCCAACACGTCAGGGAAATGGCAGCCTTTGTCTGAAATGGCTAGCTTAGAAATGAATAATGCTATGTTTTCTTCtcatttctttaaatgtttgattttatttgcCAGGAAAAATAAAGCACCTTCTTGATGCatgcatctttaaaaaaatgtgacaGGGATAACACAATTTAAAACAATACTTATTTCTGATATGGTCCCACAAAAATGTAGAACACACATTcagtgaataataaaaaaaaaagatatgctttaaaagaacaaaataAGGATTAGTTTAATTTCAAGTTCCTGGGCTTCATGGAAAGCACACTTCGGAGGCTGGAAGAGATCCAGGGCATGTCGGACTCAGATTCAGATTCACGTCTGTTCTCTAGTTAGTTTGTGTAATCTGTTGCAAATTGACACACTGCTAAACCACTTGAAATCAGAGGCTTGAATCACTTATCCATTAACAGAAATCAATCATTAATACAGCCAATAAAATGACCAAATACCTTTTAGAAATTGTTCAATTTCTACAAAGTAATGAGATGGAaagatatagatagatatacaaAGACAGATAGAAACGtagataaatatattatatgagagagatagatagatagatatttTAAAGGGTGTTTGTCTTACCTCAGCTGTGTAGACAGGACAGAGGGATGAGTGCCAGGCCAGATCAAAGTCTTGGTGTTAAGAACCCTGGAGGAGGAGCATCCCTGTCATCCATCCTCTCCGTCCACCATCTCCATTACTGCCTGTTGTCACGGTGACAGGAACCCTCTCATCCTGTGCCTCCTGGACCGTTGTCCAAACAGCATGATGAATTTCAAATGGGATCTCAGTAATTAGTACCTTTCAACAGGTTCACTACAGTTTGATCTGCTGGACTGCGAGATTGGCTTTATGTCAGAGAGCAAGGGACgaggagagggacaggacaCGAGGGAAAGAAGAGACAGATGGTGAAAGATAGACGAGACAGCAAAGAGGACAGAATGACACAAAAGAGGAG
The Esox lucius isolate fEsoLuc1 chromosome 21, fEsoLuc1.pri, whole genome shotgun sequence DNA segment above includes these coding regions:
- the ppp1r17 gene encoding protein phosphatase 1 regulatory subunit 17 gives rise to the protein MSTGCGCVRSPPETTEHRLLGRQEHHYQMMESGGTLLEPGTGMTRDVKGKHCPEAVYAEQQPNEQELKKPRRKDTPVLNTPPLIPGVRLTKGEKRMIHREDEEKDGKN